From one Formosa sediminum genomic stretch:
- a CDS encoding DUF4374 domain-containing protein yields the protein MKSKNQILSFIALSALLSFSACSSDDSSGDTGGDDGDGVVGTSKYIVTASSGENDYLVASDDIDAGTVIDATGTSAVQSPGTRIWESFGEEVLYGFLYNGADASTSASYIMDESGNIVKRNELALDVSIHTRGVVNDDIILVYSDRLRDTTIVQHAYFYTVDSQTDASQEYSLVTDDLLEEGEIAYFTDVAEYEDKIILGARSINSSSFSSDYYNSTYVVVLNDDFTVDQVIKDTGRTGSVSSQKYSQGDTGLEVVDNGDLYVFSAAQTDYDSAASSTIPSGVLKINAGTYAFDDDYFFNVTEASGGYNLFRSYYMGGTTFILAMYPGTNDDATFGIDADRFAVVDVATQSFTWVTGFPESALTSWEYKLPYIDTANGLLIVPATPTENENYLYAIDPDTATATQLSEVIGESAKAVSKLTYQGE from the coding sequence ATGAAATCAAAAAATCAAATTTTAAGCTTCATAGCGCTATCCGCTTTACTTTCTTTTTCTGCCTGTTCTTCAGACGACTCTAGTGGTGATACTGGCGGTGATGATGGCGATGGTGTTGTCGGAACCTCTAAATATATAGTTACAGCGTCTTCAGGCGAAAACGATTATCTTGTAGCTTCTGACGATATTGATGCCGGTACTGTAATAGATGCTACAGGAACTTCTGCTGTACAATCTCCAGGAACAAGAATTTGGGAAAGCTTTGGAGAAGAAGTGCTTTATGGCTTTTTATATAATGGGGCAGATGCCTCTACATCGGCTTCTTATATTATGGATGAAAGTGGAAACATTGTAAAACGAAATGAATTGGCATTAGATGTCTCTATACACACAAGAGGCGTGGTGAATGATGATATTATTTTAGTGTATTCAGACCGTTTAAGAGATACTACTATTGTGCAACACGCTTACTTTTATACGGTAGATTCTCAAACAGATGCTTCTCAGGAATATAGCTTGGTTACAGATGATTTATTAGAAGAAGGAGAAATTGCTTACTTTACAGATGTTGCTGAATATGAAGATAAAATTATTTTAGGAGCACGTAGTATTAACTCGAGTTCATTTTCTTCAGATTACTATAACAGCACTTATGTTGTTGTGTTAAACGACGACTTTACGGTAGACCAAGTTATTAAAGATACAGGACGTACAGGGTCTGTTTCTAGTCAGAAATACTCTCAAGGAGATACCGGTTTAGAAGTGGTAGACAATGGGGATTTATATGTGTTTTCTGCAGCACAAACCGATTATGATAGCGCTGCTTCAAGTACCATTCCATCTGGGGTGTTAAAAATTAACGCAGGCACTTATGCATTTGATGATGATTATTTCTTTAATGTGACTGAAGCTTCAGGAGGTTATAATTTATTTAGATCGTACTATATGGGAGGGACCACTTTTATTTTAGCGATGTATCCAGGAACTAACGATGATGCTACATTTGGAATTGATGCAGACCGTTTTGCAGTAGTTGATGTTGCTACACAATCGTTTACTTGGGTAACAGGATTCCCAGAATCTGCATTAACCTCTTGGGAGTATAAATTACCATATATAGACACAGCTAATGGCCTATTAATTGTACCAGCGACGCCAACAGAAAATGAAAATTATTTATATGCTATTGATCCCGATACTGCTACAGCAACACAACTTTCTGAAGTGATAGGAGAAAGTGCTAAAGCTGTAAGTAAATTAACATATCAGGGTGAGTAA
- a CDS encoding thioredoxin family protein has protein sequence MLRILILIGVFLGSFSNTNAQNSNTIHWKTFPELESALKENPKPIFIFFHAQWCAYCKKIQRQVFTKPDVINLINNKYYAVHMDVESQDSIVFEHTVFTNTQALTKRNGIHDIPLLLASRTEYPFSLPATVILNKDFTVRQRVFEYYTSKELVLLLK, from the coding sequence ATGTTAAGAATTTTAATTTTAATTGGTGTTTTTCTCGGAAGTTTTTCCAATACAAACGCTCAAAATAGCAACACGATTCATTGGAAAACCTTTCCGGAATTAGAAAGCGCTCTAAAAGAAAATCCAAAACCAATTTTTATCTTTTTCCATGCCCAATGGTGTGCCTATTGTAAAAAAATTCAACGTCAAGTCTTTACTAAACCCGATGTTATAAACCTTATAAATAACAAATATTATGCTGTACACATGGATGTCGAATCACAAGATTCCATAGTATTTGAACACACTGTATTCACCAATACGCAAGCGCTTACAAAACGAAACGGCATACACGACATTCCTTTACTTCTCGCTTCTAGAACTGAATACCCGTTTTCTTTACCTGCAACTGTTATTTTAAATAAAGATTTTACCGTAAGACAAAGGGTTTTTGAATATTATACGTCTAAAGAACTAGTACTGCTATTAAAATAA
- a CDS encoding ligase-associated DNA damage response exonuclease, with translation MESPLLVFNDYGIYCEVANVYLDPWKPVDCAIISHGHADHSRYGHKKYITHHTNVPIIKYRLGDIQVSGVAYNESFVINNVKFSLHPAGHIIGSSQIRVEYRGEVWVFSGDYKLEQDGVAVPFEPVKCHAFITECTFGLPAFNWPQQATVFNAINTWWAQNKAAKQTSILFGYSLGKAQRLLKHLDPHIGTIYTHGAIENMTAVIRPMVDLPATIRITRDTTPQDILGNIVLAPPSAHGSPWIRKMVPYVTASASGWMAFRGARRRRAVDRGFVMSDHCDWEQLLTAITYTGAEKIICTHGYTDIFSRYLRSQGFDARTEHTQFEGELHEMDTKLEQEENL, from the coding sequence ATGGAATCACCCTTATTAGTTTTTAACGATTATGGTATTTATTGCGAAGTAGCCAATGTGTATTTAGATCCTTGGAAACCTGTAGATTGTGCTATTATATCTCATGGGCATGCAGACCATAGTCGGTATGGGCATAAAAAATACATTACGCATCATACTAATGTACCTATAATAAAGTACAGGTTAGGCGACATACAAGTAAGTGGTGTAGCTTATAACGAGTCTTTTGTAATTAATAACGTTAAATTTTCATTACACCCTGCGGGACATATTATAGGAAGCTCACAAATACGCGTAGAATATCGGGGGGAAGTTTGGGTGTTTTCTGGCGATTATAAGTTGGAACAAGATGGGGTAGCTGTCCCTTTTGAACCTGTTAAATGTCATGCTTTTATTACCGAGTGCACATTTGGGTTACCTGCATTTAACTGGCCACAACAAGCCACTGTTTTTAATGCCATTAATACGTGGTGGGCGCAAAATAAAGCTGCAAAACAGACTTCGATTTTATTTGGGTATTCTTTAGGCAAAGCCCAACGTTTGTTAAAACATTTAGATCCGCATATTGGTACAATATACACCCATGGCGCTATAGAAAATATGACCGCTGTGATTCGGCCCATGGTAGATTTACCAGCGACTATACGGATTACCCGAGACACCACTCCGCAAGATATATTGGGAAATATTGTTTTGGCTCCACCAAGCGCTCATGGATCTCCTTGGATTAGAAAAATGGTGCCTTATGTTACCGCATCTGCTAGTGGATGGATGGCTTTTAGAGGGGCAAGACGGCGCCGAGCAGTAGATCGTGGCTTTGTGATGTCTGACCATTGCGATTGGGAACAGCTTTTAACAGCAATAACATATACTGGAGCAGAAAAAATAATCTGTACCCATGGGTATACAGATATCTTTTCTAGATACTTGCGATCTCAAGGGTTTGATGCAAGAACTGAACATACCCAATTTGAAGGAGAATTACATGAGATGGATACTAAACTTGAACAGGAGGAAAACCTATGA
- a CDS encoding siderophore-interacting protein, whose translation MTTPTNPIVQGAFTVKHKQFITPHYIRIVLTGDVSIFKTAMLGDNNKVFIPPAGVPKLHMRHFDTARNTWILPEADVLPYMRTYTHRAIDLEKNELTIDFVNHGKSGPASAWAIEAKPGAELGVAMKLHDKQLYPPAQWYMLVGDATAIPVLSVILESLPPEAKGVCIIEVHGEADEQVLATKADITFKWLHNPNPGHGEFLIDAVKALPIPDVVKFGFVACEFSAVKAIRHYLRKDLQWSTNELYAYSYWKNGVAEDASAKERLEEKH comes from the coding sequence ATGACGACACCTACAAACCCCATCGTGCAAGGCGCATTTACTGTAAAACACAAACAGTTTATTACCCCGCATTATATACGCATTGTGTTAACAGGAGATGTTAGTATATTTAAAACAGCTATGTTAGGCGATAATAATAAGGTTTTTATTCCGCCGGCAGGAGTACCTAAATTGCATATGCGACATTTTGATACCGCACGCAATACTTGGATACTACCAGAAGCAGATGTATTACCATATATGCGTACCTATACGCACCGTGCCATAGATTTAGAAAAAAACGAATTGACAATAGATTTTGTAAATCATGGTAAGAGCGGGCCTGCCTCGGCTTGGGCTATAGAAGCTAAACCCGGCGCAGAGCTTGGTGTAGCTATGAAATTACACGATAAGCAATTGTATCCGCCAGCCCAATGGTATATGTTGGTAGGCGATGCCACTGCTATTCCTGTACTTAGTGTGATTTTAGAGTCTTTACCTCCTGAGGCTAAAGGGGTGTGTATTATTGAAGTGCATGGCGAAGCCGATGAACAGGTGTTAGCGACTAAAGCCGATATTACGTTTAAATGGCTACATAACCCTAATCCTGGACACGGTGAGTTTTTAATAGATGCCGTTAAAGCTCTACCCATTCCAGATGTCGTGAAATTTGGATTTGTGGCGTGTGAGTTCTCAGCTGTAAAAGCGATAAGACACTATTTACGTAAAGATTTACAATGGTCTACTAACGAATTGTATGCCTACTCGTATTGGAAAAATGGTGTTGCCGAAGATGCTTCTGCAAAAGAACGACTAGAAGAAAAACATTAA
- a CDS encoding iron ABC transporter ATP-binding protein, with product MIKTNNLVKHYGDNVVVDQVNLNIPKGKITSLIGSNGAGKSTLLGAIARLIEPNQGAIIINDKNIKAYKDRILAQELSILKQINHLDLKLTVKELVGFGRFPYSQGRLTAQDTLKIEEAIAFLNLTVLQDNYLDELSGGQRQRAFLAMVVAQDTDYILLDEPLNNLDMKHSVQIMKTLKRLSEDHNKTIVMVVHDINFAAQYSDYIAAMKAGQLIHFDSTPNIITPTILKDIYDIDFEIIETNNKRICNYYN from the coding sequence ATGATTAAGACCAATAACTTAGTAAAACACTATGGCGATAATGTCGTTGTAGACCAGGTTAATTTAAATATTCCGAAAGGGAAAATCACCTCTTTAATAGGAAGTAATGGGGCTGGAAAAAGCACGCTTTTAGGTGCTATAGCACGACTTATAGAACCTAACCAAGGTGCTATAATTATTAATGACAAAAATATAAAAGCGTATAAAGATCGGATTCTTGCTCAGGAACTGTCTATACTAAAGCAAATTAATCATTTAGATTTAAAGCTTACAGTTAAAGAGCTCGTAGGGTTTGGACGTTTTCCTTATTCGCAAGGTCGTTTAACCGCACAAGACACCCTTAAAATTGAGGAGGCCATTGCCTTTTTAAACTTAACAGTGTTACAAGATAATTATCTAGACGAACTCAGCGGTGGCCAAAGGCAACGTGCATTCTTAGCCATGGTAGTAGCTCAAGACACCGATTATATTTTGTTAGACGAACCGCTTAACAATTTAGATATGAAACACTCTGTGCAAATCATGAAAACGTTAAAACGTCTTAGTGAAGACCATAACAAAACCATAGTTATGGTGGTGCACGACATTAATTTTGCAGCCCAATATTCCGATTATATCGCAGCCATGAAAGCCGGACAATTAATCCATTTTGATAGCACACCAAATATTATAACGCCTACAATTTTAAAAGATATTTATGACATTGATTTTGAAATTATAGAAACTAACAACAAAAGAATTTGCAATTATTATAACTAA
- a CDS encoding iron chelate uptake ABC transporter family permease subunit: MSIQLKKIILLTVVMLGLCALFLTYGLPTNWAYSFERRSYKVFAIGMVSCAVAYSSIVFQTLTHNRILTPSVMGFEAVYLLFQTVIVFMYGDKTFSVISAKENFFLSIVFMLGFAFILFKLIFKKENHNLYLLLLIGLVLETLFHTISSFLQLILDPNDFLILQGTLYASFNAINYDLIWYALVVLLGCFGIGLTQFRYLDVIGLGKAHAVNLGVPYFKKVRLHLFLIAALVAVSTALVGPIIFLGVLVTNLTYEMFKTYKHHILIPACCLVCFISILGAQFLVEHLFSFNIVISVIINFIGGLYFIYLLLKTRTL, encoded by the coding sequence ATGAGCATACAGTTAAAAAAAATTATACTATTAACCGTTGTGATGCTGGGCTTATGTGCACTTTTTTTAACCTATGGTTTGCCTACTAATTGGGCGTATTCCTTTGAGAGGCGTAGTTATAAAGTTTTTGCTATTGGTATGGTTTCTTGTGCCGTAGCCTATTCATCTATAGTCTTTCAAACGCTTACACATAATAGAATATTAACGCCGTCTGTTATGGGATTTGAAGCTGTGTATTTACTGTTTCAGACTGTTATTGTATTTATGTATGGCGATAAAACTTTTTCAGTAATAAGTGCCAAGGAGAATTTCTTTCTCTCTATAGTATTTATGCTAGGCTTTGCGTTTATACTTTTTAAATTAATTTTTAAGAAAGAGAACCATAATTTGTATCTATTACTGTTAATTGGGCTTGTACTAGAAACGCTTTTTCATACCATTAGTTCTTTTTTACAGCTTATACTAGACCCTAACGATTTCTTGATTTTACAAGGTACTTTATACGCTAGTTTTAACGCTATTAATTACGATTTGATTTGGTATGCGTTAGTCGTTCTGCTAGGTTGTTTTGGTATAGGGTTAACCCAGTTTAGGTATTTAGATGTTATTGGTTTGGGGAAAGCACATGCCGTAAATTTGGGCGTTCCTTATTTTAAAAAAGTGCGACTACATTTATTTTTAATTGCAGCTTTAGTAGCTGTGTCTACAGCCTTAGTAGGACCCATTATATTTTTAGGGGTGTTGGTAACCAATTTAACATACGAGATGTTTAAAACCTATAAGCATCACATTTTAATTCCAGCCTGTTGTTTGGTTTGTTTTATTTCCATACTCGGGGCACAATTTTTAGTAGAGCACCTGTTTAGCTTTAATATTGTAATTAGTGTTATTATCAATTTTATAGGCGGGTTATATTTTATATATCTCTTGTTAAAAACTAGAACGTTATGA
- a CDS encoding TonB-dependent receptor, which produces MKKIVYLFLILHVVMTAQNSNAIISGTITAAGSPVPFATVYVESGTQGVDANANGTYTLTVPSGLITLVAHYQGYRTETKTLKIKAGTQQTLNFNLTEDALGLDQVVVSATRNRISKKKAPVIVNVLSPKLFRATQSISLADGLNYQPGVRVETNCQNCGFTQVRLNGLEGQYTQVLVNSRPVFSALNGVYGLEQIPVSIIDRVEVVRSGGSALFGSNAIAGTVNVITKEPINNTWDVSSYLGFIDGKTPDRSVNMNASIINEALTAGVTVYGMYRNRDAFDANTDGFSEITKLTNNSLGAKAFVKPNDNSRIGVDFTAIKEFRRGGDRLDLAPQFTDVTEQLDHNTIFTGIDYKLFNDTRTNDVTAYVSVQHTDRGSYYGGLGGGRTHADSIAANNAFGTTKDLAVVAGAKFTHHFNSNDVLTTGIEYQMNDTDDIITGYNRLVDQKVNNYGLYGQYEWKPSEQFTALIGARLDHVDVDGYYTIEDIERASDVAETVLSPRITLLYDITKALQFRGGYARGFRAPQAFNEDLHIASVGGEQSFVILSDNLESEFSNAYTASFNFTKDFNLTQTNVLVEGFYTTLKNPFTIVSTGTTLPNGSILEESRNGEGAYVTGTNIEISVSPSSSLFFQAGITLQKSIYKENQMLFEADGSNVNEHDVIIDEFTRSPNVYGFLNTNWEIIEDLRLDVTGSYTGSMIVPHIISESGFMDLVNTEAFFDMTTKLTYHFDPIEDVHVEISGGVQNIFNSYQDDFDSGAGRDSTYIYGPNQPRTVFVGLKFGDF; this is translated from the coding sequence ATGAAAAAAATAGTGTATCTCTTTTTAATACTGCATGTTGTAATGACAGCACAAAATTCTAACGCCATAATTTCAGGTACAATTACTGCTGCTGGTTCCCCGGTACCCTTTGCTACTGTGTATGTAGAATCTGGAACGCAAGGTGTAGATGCCAATGCTAATGGAACATATACTTTAACCGTACCTTCAGGACTCATCACATTAGTTGCACACTACCAAGGATATCGTACGGAAACGAAAACACTTAAAATTAAGGCTGGGACGCAACAAACTCTTAACTTTAATCTTACTGAGGATGCTTTGGGCCTAGATCAAGTAGTGGTGAGTGCCACACGAAACAGAATCAGCAAAAAAAAAGCACCCGTTATTGTTAATGTGCTAAGCCCTAAATTATTCAGAGCCACACAATCTATTTCGCTAGCCGATGGATTAAATTATCAACCTGGCGTTCGTGTAGAAACCAATTGCCAAAATTGCGGATTTACCCAAGTACGTCTTAACGGATTGGAAGGGCAGTATACTCAAGTGCTCGTAAATAGCCGACCAGTGTTTAGTGCGCTTAATGGCGTATACGGACTTGAGCAAATTCCGGTAAGTATCATCGATCGTGTAGAAGTGGTTCGTAGTGGAGGCTCTGCCCTTTTTGGATCTAATGCCATTGCAGGAACGGTAAACGTCATTACTAAAGAACCCATTAATAATACGTGGGACGTCAGTTCGTATCTGGGGTTTATAGATGGTAAAACACCAGACCGTAGTGTAAATATGAATGCTTCTATAATTAACGAAGCACTAACTGCCGGTGTTACGGTGTACGGCATGTACCGCAATAGAGATGCTTTTGATGCAAACACTGATGGGTTTAGCGAAATCACAAAACTTACCAACAATTCACTTGGAGCTAAAGCTTTTGTAAAGCCTAACGATAATAGCAGAATTGGAGTCGATTTTACCGCTATTAAAGAATTTAGACGCGGTGGTGACCGACTAGATCTCGCACCTCAATTTACTGATGTTACCGAACAATTAGATCATAACACTATTTTTACGGGTATAGATTATAAGCTATTTAACGATACACGAACCAACGATGTAACGGCTTATGTCTCTGTACAACATACCGATCGCGGAAGCTACTATGGTGGTTTAGGGGGTGGACGAACGCATGCCGACTCTATTGCTGCAAACAATGCTTTTGGGACTACAAAAGATCTTGCCGTAGTTGCAGGAGCTAAATTTACCCATCATTTTAACTCTAACGACGTGCTGACTACAGGTATAGAATACCAAATGAATGACACCGACGATATCATTACCGGTTATAACCGTTTAGTAGACCAAAAGGTGAATAATTATGGCCTTTATGGGCAATACGAATGGAAACCATCAGAACAATTTACGGCCTTAATTGGTGCCAGATTAGATCATGTAGATGTGGATGGTTATTATACCATAGAAGATATCGAACGTGCTTCAGATGTAGCAGAAACGGTATTAAGTCCACGTATAACACTATTATACGATATTACTAAAGCCCTACAATTTAGAGGTGGATATGCTAGAGGTTTTCGCGCTCCTCAAGCCTTTAACGAAGACCTTCATATTGCATCTGTTGGCGGAGAACAAAGTTTTGTAATCCTTTCAGACAATTTAGAAAGTGAATTTTCTAACGCCTATACAGCCTCTTTTAATTTTACAAAAGATTTCAATTTAACGCAAACAAATGTGTTGGTTGAAGGGTTTTATACCACCTTAAAAAACCCTTTTACCATAGTGAGTACAGGGACCACTTTACCTAATGGTTCTATCTTAGAAGAATCTCGTAATGGAGAGGGAGCCTATGTTACAGGAACAAACATAGAAATAAGCGTATCTCCTAGTTCCTCCTTATTTTTCCAAGCTGGAATCACTCTCCAAAAATCAATATATAAAGAAAATCAAATGCTTTTCGAAGCCGATGGCAGTAATGTAAATGAACACGATGTGATTATAGATGAATTTACTCGATCTCCCAACGTATATGGGTTTTTAAATACCAATTGGGAAATTATTGAAGATCTCAGACTAGATGTCACTGGAAGTTACACTGGTAGTATGATTGTGCCTCATATAATAAGTGAGTCTGGCTTTATGGACTTGGTTAATACAGAGGCCTTTTTCGATATGACCACCAAATTAACTTATCACTTTGATCCTATTGAAGATGTGCATGTAGAAATTAGTGGTGGTGTACAAAATATCTTTAACAGTTATCAGGATGATTTTGATTCTGGTGCGGGACGTGATTCTACTTATATTTATGGTCCAAACCAACCAAGAACAGTTTTTGTTGGATTAAAATTTGGGGACTTTTAA
- a CDS encoding siderophore ABC transporter substrate-binding protein, which translates to MKSIHHLFTVLFVLFLTGCKDTPKDTPKDTTTAEPQETVTITHELGTVEVVKNPKQVVALDYASLENLKVLGIAVAGIPKSHVPDYLQDYKTNEAIVDLGTMFEVNYEQLSALEPDVIFISARMKSNYDELSKIAPTVYLQTDTSDNLASIEKNLLVFADIFDKKKEATSIITDLKTRVQTLHEQVTATDKKALMIMHNNGKFSAFGSDSRFGVLYKAFGFKEAVDHLDAARHGQAVSNEFIQDINPDYLFILDRSAVVSKQATNTATIENELIKQTQAYQNGKVVYLDPQAWYISGDGILSFKIKIKEVSDHL; encoded by the coding sequence ATGAAATCTATTCATCACCTATTTACCGTATTATTCGTATTGTTTTTAACGGGTTGTAAAGACACTCCTAAAGACACCCCCAAAGATACTACAACTGCAGAACCGCAAGAGACCGTAACCATAACGCATGAGCTTGGCACAGTTGAGGTGGTTAAAAACCCCAAGCAAGTTGTGGCTTTAGATTATGCCTCTTTAGAAAACTTAAAAGTATTAGGAATAGCTGTTGCTGGCATCCCTAAAAGTCATGTTCCAGACTATTTACAAGATTATAAAACGAATGAAGCTATTGTAGATTTAGGGACTATGTTTGAAGTGAATTATGAGCAATTAAGTGCTTTAGAACCTGATGTTATTTTTATCTCTGCACGTATGAAATCTAATTATGACGAATTATCTAAAATAGCTCCAACCGTGTATTTACAAACAGATACGAGTGATAATTTAGCCTCTATAGAAAAAAATCTGTTAGTTTTTGCCGATATTTTTGATAAAAAAAAAGAAGCAACTAGTATTATTACCGATCTTAAAACTCGCGTGCAGACCTTACATGAGCAAGTAACTGCCACAGATAAAAAGGCGTTAATGATTATGCATAATAATGGAAAATTTAGTGCTTTTGGTAGTGATTCTCGTTTTGGAGTACTTTATAAAGCCTTTGGATTTAAAGAAGCCGTTGATCATTTAGATGCAGCGCGCCACGGCCAAGCTGTATCTAATGAATTTATACAAGATATTAATCCAGATTATCTATTTATCCTAGACAGAAGTGCCGTAGTGAGCAAACAAGCAACGAACACAGCCACTATAGAAAACGAATTAATAAAACAAACCCAGGCTTACCAAAATGGGAAAGTGGTGTATTTAGATCCGCAGGCTTGGTATATTTCTGGAGATGGTATTCTTTCTTTTAAAATTAAAATAAAGGAAGTTTCAGATCACTTATAA
- a CDS encoding ABC transporter permease, giving the protein MRLFLLLIALFVLSVLSLFVGIKSISIVDILHWTSEDWMILTLSRLPRTLAVLLTGIGISICGLIMQQMTQNKFVSPTTAGTLEAAKLGILGAIVCIPQYGALYKLIFAFLVTFIASVIFLKIADRIRHKSIIFIPVLGLLFGGVIKSITTFFAFQFNIVQDTETWLIGDFSGVLQGNYEVIFICLPIVIITYLYANKFTVVGMGESFSKNLGLDYRGVLLIGLLCISLTVSAIAVTIGTIPFLGLIIPNVVSLLYGDNLRKTLPYTAVIGALFVLVCDLLGRLIIYPFEVPIGMMVGLIGGLVFLILLIRKR; this is encoded by the coding sequence TTGAGACTTTTTTTGCTTCTTATTGCCCTTTTTGTGTTATCTGTGCTTTCCCTTTTTGTAGGCATTAAATCGATTTCTATAGTCGATATTTTACATTGGACCAGCGAAGATTGGATGATCTTAACCCTAAGTAGGTTACCACGTACTTTGGCTGTCCTGTTAACAGGTATAGGCATTAGTATTTGTGGACTGATTATGCAGCAAATGACGCAGAATAAATTTGTATCTCCAACAACGGCAGGAACACTAGAAGCTGCCAAATTAGGGATTTTAGGCGCTATAGTGTGTATTCCACAATACGGTGCCCTATATAAATTAATATTTGCCTTTTTAGTCACCTTTATAGCCAGTGTAATCTTTTTAAAAATAGCAGATCGTATACGACATAAAAGCATCATTTTTATTCCTGTGTTAGGGTTGTTATTTGGAGGTGTAATTAAGTCTATAACTACGTTTTTTGCCTTTCAGTTTAATATTGTTCAAGACACCGAAACGTGGTTAATTGGGGATTTTTCAGGCGTACTTCAAGGCAATTACGAGGTTATTTTTATATGTTTACCCATTGTTATTATTACGTATTTATATGCCAATAAATTTACGGTAGTAGGTATGGGAGAAAGCTTCTCGAAAAACCTGGGATTAGATTATCGGGGTGTATTACTTATTGGGTTACTATGTATTTCTTTAACAGTAAGTGCTATTGCAGTAACCATTGGTACGATACCGTTTTTAGGGTTAATAATTCCCAATGTTGTTAGTCTTTTATATGGTGATAATTTACGAAAAACGCTGCCTTATACAGCCGTTATCGGGGCTTTATTTGTCTTGGTTTGTGACCTTTTAGGACGTCTTATTATTTATCCGTTTGAAGTACCTATTGGGATGATGGTTGGTTTAATTGGAGGATTAGTGTTTTTAATACTTTTAATACGCAAGCGATGA